One window of the Acidobacteriota bacterium genome contains the following:
- a CDS encoding acyl-CoA dehydrogenase, with translation MQIELTEEQQLLKDEVRRFAEEVVKPRAKEIDESGEFPKDFFHQAGEMGLTGVYVPEEWGGSGMDMVSYCLVIEEISRVCASSGVILSVNNSLVCDPVLRFGNDAQKEQFLKPMASGEKLGCFALTEPGAGSDAAALRTTAKKDGDDYILNGNKVFITNGTDADIALVFATVDPEKRHKGITAFLVPADTEGYSHGGHEFKLGVNASGTTELAFEDMRVPAAWRLGEEGEGFKVAMGTLDGGRVGIAAQAVGIAQGAFEEAVTYAKEREQFGHSLSDFQAIQFYLADMATELDAARLLTWKAAWAKTNQRRYTLEAAHAKLYAAEMAQRVTNKALQIHGGYGYTKDYNVERYFRDARITEIYEGTSEIHRMVISDWVLNKS, from the coding sequence ATGCAGATCGAATTGACCGAGGAGCAGCAGCTGCTCAAGGACGAGGTGCGGCGCTTTGCGGAAGAGGTGGTGAAGCCGCGGGCGAAGGAGATTGACGAGAGTGGGGAGTTCCCGAAGGACTTCTTCCATCAGGCCGGGGAGATGGGCCTGACCGGCGTCTACGTGCCCGAGGAATGGGGTGGGTCGGGGATGGACATGGTCTCCTACTGCCTGGTGATCGAGGAGATCAGCCGGGTGTGCGCTTCCAGCGGCGTGATCCTGTCGGTGAACAACTCGCTGGTCTGCGATCCGGTGCTGCGCTTCGGCAACGACGCGCAGAAGGAGCAATTCCTCAAGCCCATGGCCAGCGGCGAGAAGTTGGGCTGCTTCGCCCTCACCGAGCCCGGCGCCGGTTCCGACGCGGCGGCGTTGCGGACGACGGCGAAGAAGGATGGGGATGACTACATCCTCAACGGCAACAAGGTCTTCATCACCAACGGCACCGACGCCGATATCGCACTGGTCTTCGCCACCGTCGACCCGGAGAAAAGGCACAAGGGCATCACTGCCTTCTTGGTGCCGGCGGATACCGAGGGGTATAGCCACGGCGGCCACGAGTTCAAGCTCGGGGTCAACGCCTCCGGCACTACCGAGCTGGCCTTCGAGGACATGCGGGTTCCCGCCGCCTGGCGTTTGGGTGAGGAGGGTGAGGGCTTCAAGGTCGCCATGGGCACCCTCGACGGGGGCCGGGTGGGCATCGCGGCGCAGGCCGTGGGCATCGCTCAAGGGGCCTTCGAGGAGGCGGTGACCTACGCCAAAGAGCGCGAGCAATTCGGCCACTCGCTGAGCGACTTCCAGGCCATTCAGTTCTACCTGGCGGACATGGCCACCGAGCTCGATGCCGCCCGGCTGCTGACCTGGAAGGCTGCCTGGGCCAAGACCAACCAGCGGCGCTACACCCTGGAGGCGGCCCACGCCAAGCTGTACGCGGCGGAGATGGCCCAGCGGGTGACCAACAAGGCGCTGCAGATCCACGGCGGCTACGGCTACACCAAGGATTACAACGTCGAGCGCTACTTCCGCGACGCCCGCATCACCGAGATCTACGAGGGCACCAGCGAGATCCACCGCATGGTGATCTCCGACTGGGTGCTCAACAAGAGCTGA
- a CDS encoding acyl-CoA dehydrogenase family protein, with protein sequence MTEVLEAAEPGIDFSFSEDQELIREQVRRFAEERIQPGERQRDVDHEFPEEIITELGELGMLGMMVPEEYGGAGLDPLTYCMAVEELARVSPSVSVTMSVTNSVCCWPLAQFATEEVKSTILEELASGECIGGFGLTEPGSGSDAGAMRTTARKDGDSWVLDGEKAWITNAGFARYFVVLAKTDPEAGKRGISAFVVPADAEGFSVGTPEEKLGLRSSRTAPIYLTGVRIPDHYLVGKLNKGMNVALATLDHSRLGIAAQSVGIHQRALELAVEYAKERVQFDVPIAKHQAIQFSIANIATELAAARTLTQYAASLPEGSSRAGRLASEAKVYASEAANRATAAALQIHGGNGFCEEYEIARLYRDVRVTTIYEGTSEMQRLVIARHLLRD encoded by the coding sequence ATGACCGAGGTCCTGGAAGCAGCGGAGCCGGGGATTGACTTCTCCTTCTCCGAAGATCAGGAGCTGATCCGCGAGCAGGTGCGGCGCTTCGCCGAGGAGCGCATCCAGCCCGGCGAGCGGCAGCGCGACGTCGACCACGAGTTCCCCGAAGAGATCATCACCGAGCTCGGCGAGCTGGGGATGCTGGGGATGATGGTGCCGGAGGAGTACGGCGGTGCCGGGCTCGATCCGCTGACCTACTGCATGGCGGTGGAGGAGCTGGCGCGGGTCTCGCCGTCGGTGTCGGTGACCATGAGCGTCACCAACTCGGTGTGCTGCTGGCCGCTGGCCCAATTCGCCACCGAGGAGGTCAAGAGCACCATCCTCGAGGAGCTAGCCTCCGGCGAGTGCATCGGCGGCTTCGGCCTCACCGAGCCGGGTTCCGGCAGCGACGCCGGCGCCATGCGCACCACCGCTCGCAAGGACGGCGACTCCTGGGTGCTGGACGGCGAGAAGGCGTGGATCACCAACGCCGGATTCGCGCGCTACTTCGTCGTGCTGGCCAAGACCGATCCGGAGGCGGGGAAGCGGGGCATCAGCGCCTTCGTGGTGCCCGCTGACGCCGAGGGTTTCAGCGTCGGTACGCCGGAGGAGAAGCTGGGCCTGCGCTCGTCGCGCACCGCGCCCATCTATCTCACCGGCGTGCGAATCCCCGACCACTACCTGGTGGGGAAGCTGAACAAGGGGATGAACGTCGCCCTGGCGACCCTCGACCATTCCCGGCTGGGCATCGCCGCCCAATCCGTGGGCATCCACCAGAGGGCCCTGGAGCTGGCAGTGGAATACGCCAAGGAGCGGGTGCAATTCGACGTACCCATCGCGAAGCATCAGGCGATTCAGTTTTCCATCGCCAACATCGCCACCGAGCTGGCGGCGGCGCGCACCCTGACCCAGTATGCCGCCAGCCTGCCGGAGGGCAGCTCCCGGGCTGGACGCTTAGCCTCCGAGGCCAAGGTCTACGCCAGCGAGGCCGCCAACCGGGCCACCGCCGCGGCATTGCAGATCCACGGCGGCAACGGTTTCTGTGAAGAGTACGAGATCGCCCGTCTATACCGCGACGTGCGCGTGACCACCATTTACGAGGGCACCAGCGAGATGCAGCGGCTGGTCATCGCCCGTCACCTACTCCGAGACTGA
- a CDS encoding type 2 lanthipeptide synthetase LanM family protein has product MTAKPFHTPNYFLALNLEERTPLDRPPAVRDIDEARGEARLNKWRATRPFEDKEILAARLADDGLDEAGFRTLLGESAESLAARAGEMPSWMTRFAGAYAPDAGLPEPPDPDLDRFGATGGFFNLVRPLYAMGYHELQAGIDALARAHDDLPFNPKSIARTMSLFLPRPMLNAMTRTLIHEINVARLRQELSGETGEERFACFVASLERTDVRARLFAEYPVLARNLLRMVDYWKRACLEFLTHLSRDWADIQTTFFDGQSPGPLAELTMGEGDTHRGGRTVISLRFQSDDRLIYKPRSLAVERHFQKLLTWLNARSDLPDFRPLVVLDREDRGWVEFAEHKGCDTTEQLTRFYLRQGAYLALLYALEANDFHSENLIASGEHPVLVDLESLFQPRLLEDIPAEKRRGIGYFIAFSVLRIGMLPRQSKQEDYDGSGLGHTRQQLSPVPIVRWDNEGTDEMKVVRKRIPLKARENLPRLGKEPIRVLDYSDQIESGFVRMYQCLIDQREALLGPNSPLAAFAEDEVRVILRPTNVYTRMLVEATHPILLRDALDRERFLDRLWLGTLKNKTISHLVAHEKRDLACNDVPLFTTRPGSRDLFSAPGVPVSDFLECCPMDAVRARIEAMDARDMEWQRRLIRGSLTALGMGEGHLSWGSYEPVADPPATTHETLAAAAQRIGDRLVDLAFVDGDKADWMCLNMVGDRHWSLRPADWDFYNGLPGIILFLAYLGQIAGEVSYTDLAHRGLESLRDRIPTEEVDEVPLLGLSGLGGVIYCYSHLGALWQDAGLSAEAKTLAEALPEHLDSCPADDVIGGAAGAIMALLALHRLTESERLLDIARLCADHLLTQARPMERGLGWCEEGGLALGGFSHGSSGYALVLLALADACDHAPYAEAAHEALRYERTLFSESRANWYDLREKKSFQEAVDKQSFMTAWCHGAPGIGLARLAMLPFLDTPETRAELAVALTTTRHQGFGGNHSLCHGDLGNLELLFEAGRVLDDAELQSQVEHITAVILASSEEHGWMCGVPMGVETPGFMTGLAGIGYQLLRLTHPDQLPSVLSLAAPRVLQAVVA; this is encoded by the coding sequence ATGACCGCCAAACCCTTTCACACCCCGAATTACTTCCTGGCCCTGAACCTGGAGGAGCGAACACCGCTTGATCGTCCTCCCGCGGTGCGGGACATTGACGAGGCCCGGGGCGAAGCGAGGCTGAACAAGTGGCGCGCCACGCGACCTTTCGAAGATAAGGAGATTCTGGCGGCGCGGCTGGCTGACGATGGCTTGGATGAAGCGGGATTCCGCACGTTGCTGGGCGAGTCGGCGGAGAGTCTGGCGGCGCGGGCGGGTGAGATGCCGTCCTGGATGACGCGTTTCGCCGGAGCTTACGCACCCGATGCGGGCCTGCCCGAACCGCCGGATCCCGACCTCGACCGCTTTGGGGCGACGGGCGGCTTTTTCAACTTGGTACGGCCCCTCTATGCTATGGGTTATCACGAGCTGCAGGCGGGCATCGACGCACTGGCCCGCGCTCATGACGACCTGCCCTTCAACCCCAAGTCAATCGCTAGGACCATGAGTCTGTTTCTGCCCCGGCCGATGCTCAATGCCATGACGCGCACGCTGATCCACGAGATCAACGTGGCTCGTTTGCGCCAGGAGCTCAGCGGTGAGACGGGCGAGGAACGCTTTGCCTGTTTTGTCGCTTCCCTCGAGCGCACGGATGTGCGAGCACGCCTATTCGCGGAGTACCCGGTGCTAGCTCGTAACCTGTTGCGTATGGTCGATTACTGGAAGCGGGCCTGCTTGGAGTTTCTCACCCACCTCAGTCGTGATTGGGCCGATATCCAGACAACCTTCTTCGATGGCCAGTCCCCAGGCCCACTGGCCGAGCTGACCATGGGCGAGGGTGACACCCACCGGGGCGGTCGCACGGTGATCAGTCTACGCTTTCAGTCGGACGACAGACTGATCTACAAGCCTCGTTCCCTAGCGGTGGAGCGCCATTTTCAGAAGCTGCTGACCTGGCTCAACGCGCGCAGTGACCTGCCCGATTTTCGCCCACTTGTTGTGCTTGATCGCGAGGATCGAGGTTGGGTCGAGTTTGCCGAGCACAAAGGCTGCGACACCACCGAGCAGCTGACACGTTTCTATCTGCGCCAGGGCGCCTACCTGGCCCTGCTCTATGCCCTGGAAGCCAACGACTTCCATTCTGAGAACCTAATTGCCTCGGGCGAGCACCCCGTTCTGGTGGACCTGGAATCTCTTTTCCAGCCGCGCCTGCTGGAGGACATACCCGCTGAGAAGCGCCGGGGCATCGGCTATTTTATTGCTTTTTCAGTACTGCGCATCGGTATGTTGCCTCGTCAGAGCAAGCAGGAAGACTACGATGGCAGCGGTCTGGGCCATACCCGTCAGCAATTGAGCCCGGTGCCTATCGTGCGTTGGGACAATGAGGGCACCGACGAGATGAAGGTGGTGCGCAAGCGTATTCCGCTCAAGGCCCGCGAGAACCTACCCCGGTTGGGCAAGGAACCGATCCGCGTGCTGGATTACAGCGATCAGATCGAGTCGGGTTTCGTGCGCATGTACCAATGTCTGATCGACCAACGCGAGGCGTTGCTCGGACCGAACTCACCGCTGGCCGCCTTCGCCGAAGACGAGGTGCGTGTGATCCTGCGACCCACCAATGTCTATACGCGCATGCTGGTCGAGGCGACACACCCGATTCTATTGCGCGACGCGCTGGACCGCGAGCGCTTCCTGGATCGGCTCTGGTTGGGCACGCTGAAGAACAAGACAATCTCGCACCTGGTCGCCCACGAGAAGCGTGATCTGGCCTGTAACGACGTACCGCTCTTCACCACGCGGCCGGGAAGCCGCGACCTATTCAGTGCGCCCGGAGTGCCGGTCTCTGACTTTCTCGAGTGCTGTCCGATGGATGCGGTGCGTGCGCGGATCGAAGCCATGGATGCCCGGGACATGGAGTGGCAGCGGCGGCTGATTCGGGGCTCATTGACTGCGCTCGGCATGGGTGAGGGTCATCTGAGCTGGGGTTCTTATGAGCCGGTTGCAGACCCACCGGCGACAACGCACGAGACCCTGGCGGCGGCGGCCCAGAGGATAGGGGATCGTCTGGTAGATCTGGCTTTCGTCGATGGCGACAAGGCGGATTGGATGTGCCTCAACATGGTGGGCGACCGCCATTGGAGCCTGCGTCCCGCGGACTGGGACTTCTACAATGGCCTGCCAGGCATAATCCTCTTCCTGGCCTATCTGGGCCAGATTGCCGGTGAAGTCAGTTACACGGATCTAGCGCATCGGGGGCTGGAGAGCTTACGGGACCGAATCCCTACCGAGGAGGTGGATGAGGTTCCCCTGCTGGGCCTTAGCGGTCTGGGTGGAGTGATTTACTGCTATTCCCATCTGGGGGCACTATGGCAGGACGCGGGGCTGTCAGCGGAGGCAAAAACCTTGGCGGAGGCCCTTCCCGAGCATCTGGATTCCTGTCCGGCCGACGATGTCATCGGTGGTGCCGCAGGCGCGATCATGGCCCTACTGGCACTGCACCGGCTCACGGAATCAGAGCGCTTGTTGGACATCGCTCGCCTCTGCGCCGATCACCTTCTAACCCAGGCTCGTCCTATGGAGCGGGGCCTGGGTTGGTGCGAGGAGGGCGGCCTGGCCCTGGGCGGCTTCTCCCACGGCAGCTCGGGCTATGCCCTGGTACTCCTAGCCCTGGCGGATGCTTGTGATCACGCCCCTTACGCAGAGGCCGCCCACGAGGCCTTGCGCTACGAGCGCACCCTGTTCTCGGAGTCCCGCGCCAACTGGTACGACCTACGCGAAAAGAAGAGCTTCCAGGAAGCGGTCGACAAGCAGAGCTTTATGACCGCCTGGTGCCACGGTGCGCCCGGCATCGGCTTGGCCCGGCTGGCGATGCTACCCTTTCTGGATACCCCAGAAACGCGCGCCGAACTCGCGGTCGCCCTGACAACGACTCGTCACCAGGGGTTCGGTGGAAACCACAGCCTTTGCCACGGTGACTTGGGCAACCTGGAGCTGCTCTTCGAGGCGGGCCGGGTGCTCGACGACGCGGAGCTACAGTCGCAGGTGGAGCACATCACAGCAGTGATTCTTGCAAGTTCTGAAGAGCACGGCTGGATGTGCGGTGTGCCCATGGGCGTGGAAACGCCCGGCTTCATGACCGGCCTCGCCGGCATCGGCTATCAACTCCTGCGCCTGACCCATCCCGACCAACTACCCTCGGTACTTTCCCTCGCGGCACCGCGCGTGCTGCAGGCCGTTGTTGCATGA